In a genomic window of Nostoc sp. UHCC 0870:
- a CDS encoding zinc ribbon domain-containing protein: MATVSCPHCHQLIDSQALTCPYCRTTLKAYGHPGITLHCANKNEYLCNSCTYHADDTCNFPQRPYAKDCTLYQNISEKQSILEQQRINTSLTNTIRNLIKRHQTLLLLLGLLFICLLIAMN; encoded by the coding sequence GTGGCTACTGTATCTTGTCCCCACTGTCACCAACTCATTGATAGTCAGGCTTTGACTTGTCCTTATTGTCGAACAACACTTAAAGCCTACGGACATCCCGGTATTACTCTGCACTGTGCCAATAAAAATGAATATCTGTGCAATAGTTGCACATACCATGCTGATGATACTTGCAACTTTCCCCAACGTCCCTACGCTAAAGACTGTACTCTTTACCAAAATATTTCTGAAAAGCAATCCATTTTAGAACAACAGCGTATTAATACTAGTTTGACAAACACTATTCGTAACTTGATTAAACGTCATCAGACTTTGTTACTATTACTGGGATTGCTGTTTATTTGTTTACTGATTGCTATGAATTAA
- a CDS encoding group II intron reverse transcriptase, with protein MGLADRAYQCLIKYALEPAHEATFHAYSYGFRAGRSAHDAQKILFLNLSSNANGIDKRVLELDIEKCFDRINHNAIMDRLIAPKSIRQGIFRCLKAGVNPEFPEQGTPQGGVVSPLLANIALNGIEGIHRYHVDSNSRITDKTSKERIIEPTIRYADDMVIILRPQDDATEILDKISQFLAERGMKVSEKKTKLTAATDGFDFLGWNFKVQKNEKFKCVPSVDNYKAFRKKVKFIVNNSNYGATTKAEKLAPVVRGWRNYHRFCKMDGTRNSLYHIETRAFRVFNKETKQNRYTSKKLLDKSFPAVPYSENKHINVKGEKSPYDGDLSYWSERNSKLYDNDTSKALKRQNHKCGNCGLKMLSDEKVHLHHVDGNHQNWKTKNLLAIHESCHDYIHMSKRES; from the coding sequence GTGGGATTAGCAGATAGGGCTTACCAATGCCTTATCAAATACGCATTAGAACCAGCACACGAAGCAACCTTCCACGCATACAGCTACGGGTTCAGAGCGGGACGTTCAGCGCATGACGCTCAGAAAATCTTGTTCCTTAACCTAAGTTCAAACGCCAACGGAATAGATAAACGAGTTCTAGAACTCGATATTGAAAAATGCTTCGACCGGATAAACCACAACGCCATAATGGACAGACTCATTGCTCCTAAGAGCATAAGACAAGGAATATTCCGATGTCTCAAAGCCGGAGTCAATCCAGAATTTCCCGAACAAGGAACTCCCCAGGGTGGGGTGGTAAGTCCACTTCTAGCTAACATCGCCTTAAATGGAATTGAAGGTATTCATAGATACCACGTGGACTCTAACAGTCGAATTACCGACAAAACCTCAAAGGAAAGGATTATTGAACCAACAATCCGTTATGCGGACGACATGGTAATAATACTTAGACCTCAAGACGATGCCACAGAAATACTTGACAAAATCAGTCAGTTCCTAGCAGAGCGGGGAATGAAAGTCAGTGAGAAAAAGACAAAGCTAACCGCTGCGACAGATGGGTTTGATTTCCTCGGCTGGAATTTTAAAGTCCAGAAAAACGAGAAGTTTAAATGCGTTCCATCAGTGGACAACTACAAAGCTTTTCGCAAGAAAGTAAAATTCATCGTCAACAACTCGAATTATGGTGCTACAACAAAGGCTGAGAAATTAGCCCCGGTAGTCAGAGGTTGGAGGAATTATCACCGCTTCTGCAAGATGGACGGGACTAGAAACTCGTTATACCACATCGAAACAAGAGCATTTAGGGTATTCAATAAGGAAACTAAACAGAATCGCTACACTAGCAAGAAATTACTAGATAAGTCATTCCCAGCAGTTCCTTACTCCGAAAATAAACATATCAATGTCAAAGGCGAGAAATCACCCTACGACGGAGATTTGAGTTACTGGAGCGAGCGCAACAGCAAGCTCTATGATAACGATACCTCTAAAGCCCTCAAACGGCAAAACCATAAATGTGGTAATTGTGGTCTAAAAATGCTCAGTGATGAGAAGGTACATTTACATCATGTTGATGGAAACCACCAAAACTGGAAAACTAAAAACCTTCTTGCCATTCACGAAAGCTGCCACGATTATATTCACATGAGCAAACGCGAAAGCTAA
- a CDS encoding S-layer homology domain-containing protein, whose product MRPWLSTFSLVLLLQSFPVIVQAQVTETTAGVTSEAIQQVVAAKLMTNSSDGNFYPERLISRAELATILVKAFKLDRQEAAQQEKPIPISDVSPSHWAYRDIQIVLRTDVMRGYRGNLFFPNQRVTRAEGLAIFAQAYGVFQFGDDYVNEILAAHPDAASIPSWARRAIATVITEGFINTDAQNNISPLRPMNRGDMAYLLSKYLQRQQKQPEMPEVPSVTNTPPFF is encoded by the coding sequence ATGCGTCCTTGGCTAAGTACATTTTCTTTAGTGCTACTACTCCAAAGCTTCCCAGTAATTGTGCAAGCGCAAGTGACCGAAACTACTGCGGGAGTGACATCAGAGGCAATTCAACAGGTAGTTGCCGCTAAGTTGATGACTAATTCATCTGATGGTAACTTTTATCCAGAAAGGTTGATAAGTCGTGCAGAATTAGCGACGATTTTAGTCAAAGCATTTAAGTTAGATAGACAAGAAGCTGCTCAACAAGAAAAACCAATACCTATATCAGATGTTTCCCCTTCTCACTGGGCATATCGAGATATTCAGATAGTGCTAAGAACAGATGTGATGAGAGGTTATCGGGGGAATTTGTTCTTCCCTAATCAACGGGTGACAAGGGCAGAAGGCTTGGCTATTTTCGCCCAAGCTTATGGTGTGTTTCAGTTTGGTGATGATTATGTGAACGAAATTCTCGCCGCACACCCAGACGCAGCATCTATACCTAGTTGGGCTAGAAGAGCGATCGCCACAGTAATCACTGAAGGGTTTATTAATACTGATGCTCAAAACAATATATCCCCCTTAAGACCGATGAATCGCGGGGATATGGCCTATCTTTTGAGTAAATATTTGCAAAGACAACAAAAGCAACCGGAAATGCCAGAAGTTCCCAGTGTTACCAACACTCCACCATTTTTCTAG
- the dxs gene encoding 1-deoxy-D-xylulose-5-phosphate synthase yields MHLSEITHPNQLHGLSIRQLQQIARQIRDKHLQTVAEYGGHLGPGLGVVELTLGLYQTLDLDRDKVTWDVGHQAYPHKLITGRYSNFHTLRQKDGIAGYLKRGENQFDHFGAGHASTSISAALGMALARDLTGEKFKVAAVIGDGALTGGMALEAINHAGHLPKTNLLVVLNDNEMSISPNVGAIPRYLNKMRLSPPVQFIKDNFEEQFKHIPFVGESLSPELGRIKEGMKRLAVPKVGAVFEELGFTYMGPVDGHNLEELIATFQQAHQIAGPVLVHVSTVKGKGYEIAEKDQVGYHAQTPFNLTTGKAIPSNKPKPPAYAKVFSHTLVKLAEQNPKIIGITAAMATGTGLDKLQVKLPNQYIDVGIAEQHAVTLAAGLACEGMRPVVAIYSTFLQRAYDQIIHDVCIQKLPVFFCLDRAGIVGADGPTHQGMYDIAYLRCIPNMVLMAPKDEAELQRMIVTGIEHTSGPIAMRFPRGNGHGVPLMEEGWESLEIGKGEILRNGDDVLIVGYGTMVYPSMQAAEILSEHGIEATVINARFVKPLDTDLIVPLAQKIGRVVTLEEGCVMGGFGSAVAEALLDADVVVPVKRIGIPDVLVEHATPDESKAELGLTSRQIAERVLEAFFQPKVSAVV; encoded by the coding sequence ATGCACTTGAGCGAAATCACCCATCCCAATCAGTTGCACGGCTTATCTATTCGGCAACTGCAACAGATTGCCCGCCAAATTCGAGATAAGCACCTGCAAACAGTCGCAGAATATGGTGGACATCTAGGGCCTGGTTTGGGTGTTGTAGAGTTAACACTAGGGCTTTACCAGACTTTAGATTTAGATCGGGATAAAGTAACTTGGGATGTAGGACACCAAGCTTATCCCCACAAACTCATCACAGGACGTTACAGTAACTTCCACACCCTCAGACAAAAAGACGGAATTGCCGGTTATCTCAAGCGTGGTGAAAATCAATTTGACCACTTTGGCGCGGGTCATGCTTCTACTAGTATCTCAGCCGCCTTGGGTATGGCTTTAGCACGAGATTTAACTGGGGAAAAATTTAAGGTAGCGGCGGTCATTGGTGATGGTGCTTTAACTGGCGGTATGGCTTTAGAAGCCATCAACCACGCCGGACATTTGCCCAAAACTAACCTGCTGGTGGTTCTCAACGACAATGAGATGTCCATCTCTCCCAACGTGGGGGCAATTCCTCGCTACCTGAATAAAATGCGCCTCAGTCCACCGGTGCAGTTCATCAAAGATAATTTTGAAGAACAATTCAAACACATTCCTTTTGTGGGTGAATCCTTATCTCCCGAACTAGGACGCATCAAGGAAGGGATGAAGCGTTTGGCTGTTCCCAAAGTAGGGGCAGTTTTTGAAGAACTGGGCTTTACCTACATGGGGCCAGTAGATGGGCATAATTTGGAAGAATTAATTGCTACCTTCCAACAAGCACATCAAATTGCTGGGCCAGTTTTAGTCCATGTGTCTACAGTTAAGGGTAAAGGTTATGAAATCGCTGAAAAAGACCAAGTAGGCTATCACGCCCAAACCCCTTTTAATTTGACCACGGGCAAAGCAATTCCTTCCAATAAGCCTAAACCCCCTGCTTATGCCAAAGTCTTTTCTCACACCCTCGTCAAACTTGCCGAACAAAACCCCAAAATTATTGGGATTACGGCAGCAATGGCGACAGGAACAGGCTTAGACAAACTGCAAGTCAAATTACCCAATCAATATATTGATGTCGGTATTGCAGAACAACACGCTGTCACCCTAGCGGCTGGATTAGCTTGTGAAGGTATGCGCCCTGTGGTTGCTATCTACTCTACCTTCTTACAACGGGCTTATGACCAGATCATTCACGATGTCTGTATCCAAAAACTCCCAGTATTCTTTTGCTTAGACAGGGCAGGTATTGTGGGTGCGGATGGCCCTACCCACCAAGGTATGTATGACATTGCTTATCTGCGTTGTATTCCCAATATGGTGTTGATGGCCCCTAAAGATGAGGCAGAATTGCAACGGATGATTGTTACTGGTATTGAACATACCAGTGGCCCTATTGCTATGCGTTTCCCCAGAGGTAACGGACACGGTGTTCCCCTGATGGAAGAAGGTTGGGAATCTTTGGAAATCGGTAAGGGTGAAATTCTCCGCAATGGCGATGATGTGTTGATCGTTGGCTATGGCACAATGGTTTACCCCAGTATGCAGGCGGCGGAAATTCTCAGTGAACATGGTATTGAAGCAACTGTGATTAATGCCCGATTTGTTAAGCCTTTAGATACAGATTTAATTGTACCTTTGGCTCAGAAGATTGGGCGCGTGGTCACTCTTGAGGAAGGCTGTGTGATGGGTGGCTTTGGTTCAGCTGTAGCGGAAGCCTTGCTAGATGCTGATGTGGTAGTTCCCGTGAAGCGCATTGGTATTCCAGATGTGTTGGTTGAACACGCTACACCAGATGAATCGAAGGCAGAATTAGGATTAACTAGTCGTCAGATAGCCGAAAGAGTTTTGGAGGCGTTCTTTCAGCCAAAAGTGTCTGCTGTTGTTTAG
- a CDS encoding cation:proton antiporter domain-containing protein — MQSILWQGITHASIGSVLSTPIKDPVPVFLMILGIMLIAPLLFEKIRLPGIVGLILAGVVVGPNVLGLLARDQTIVLLGTVGLLFLMFMAGLETSLDDLKYNADKAVIFGLATFLVPMGLGTAAMMGIGYDLLPAVLVASCFASHTLLALPIASKLGIMRSQVLTTTLGGTLITNILALLVLAVVVRAHQGNLTLSFWLFLIPALIIYTFLTLWGVPRIGQWFFQKFGHDEGAEFTFVLATLFVVSYGAELVQIEPIIGAFLAGVAITQLIPQLSPLMNRIQFIGNTLFVPFFLISVGMLVNPGILIKEPRSLIVSGVMVVVAIVAKYIPAWGAGKLFGLDFNNIMVMFGLSVAQAASTLAAITVAYNIQLVDQLTVNGTIAMILVTCIASPWVTNQWGQKLKPEVTSTQKIQDGSSIGDRVLVPVANPSTEDNLLKLAIILAKSANGTLLPLHILLEETAPISPEAKARQNQLLSTAEMIAHAAVANVTPIGRIDEAIDKGIARVAEEKHASVIICGWKGYSTYQENLFGGVIDKIVQRSSVPVLVSRFPLPIEHTKRVFLAFTSQQMRTSSFSQSIQLAKSLATELKASLQLLQVVPVRETTSELTDIELPPDTPIQQVRGNFVRQVSRLLKSNDLLLLNGAVEHKNQLLVLFGKAPEAIARNHPEIAMIIGYFPQ, encoded by the coding sequence ATGCAATCAATTCTCTGGCAGGGTATAACTCATGCTTCTATAGGTTCAGTGTTATCAACACCAATTAAAGACCCAGTACCCGTCTTTTTGATGATTTTGGGGATTATGTTGATTGCTCCCCTACTTTTTGAGAAAATCCGGCTACCTGGTATTGTCGGCTTAATTTTGGCGGGTGTGGTAGTCGGCCCTAATGTACTAGGACTTTTGGCACGGGATCAAACAATTGTCCTGCTGGGTACTGTGGGTTTGCTGTTTCTTATGTTTATGGCAGGTTTGGAAACTAGCTTAGATGACCTGAAATACAATGCTGATAAGGCGGTTATCTTTGGACTGGCTACTTTTCTTGTGCCGATGGGATTAGGAACGGCAGCCATGATGGGTATTGGCTACGATTTATTACCTGCGGTTTTGGTGGCTTCCTGTTTCGCTTCCCATACCTTACTCGCGCTACCCATCGCCAGTAAATTGGGCATTATGCGTTCTCAAGTTTTAACTACTACCCTTGGCGGCACGTTAATTACCAATATTTTGGCACTTTTGGTATTAGCAGTAGTAGTCAGAGCGCATCAAGGTAATTTAACTCTGAGCTTTTGGCTATTCTTGATTCCAGCTTTAATTATTTACACCTTCTTGACTTTATGGGGTGTACCTCGCATCGGTCAATGGTTTTTTCAGAAATTTGGCCATGATGAAGGGGCAGAATTTACCTTTGTTTTAGCTACTTTGTTTGTAGTATCCTACGGAGCAGAATTAGTCCAAATTGAGCCGATTATTGGGGCTTTTTTGGCAGGGGTAGCTATTACACAACTGATTCCCCAACTTAGTCCTTTGATGAATCGGATTCAATTTATCGGGAATACCTTGTTTGTCCCGTTCTTCTTGATTTCTGTGGGGATGTTGGTTAATCCTGGCATTTTGATTAAAGAACCGCGATCGCTGATAGTATCTGGTGTGATGGTAGTGGTGGCGATTGTCGCTAAGTACATACCAGCTTGGGGTGCAGGTAAGTTATTTGGCTTGGATTTTAACAATATTATGGTGATGTTTGGGTTATCAGTGGCTCAAGCAGCATCAACTTTGGCTGCTATTACTGTGGCTTATAATATCCAGTTAGTTGACCAACTTACAGTTAATGGCACAATTGCCATGATTCTAGTTACCTGTATTGCTTCACCTTGGGTAACAAATCAGTGGGGGCAAAAACTCAAGCCAGAAGTAACTAGTACCCAAAAAATTCAAGATGGTAGTAGTATAGGCGATCGCGTTTTAGTCCCAGTGGCTAATCCCAGTACAGAAGATAATCTCCTCAAATTAGCCATTATTCTGGCAAAATCTGCAAATGGTACTCTGTTACCTCTGCACATATTATTAGAAGAAACTGCCCCCATTTCCCCAGAGGCCAAAGCCAGACAAAACCAATTACTATCCACAGCCGAAATGATCGCCCATGCGGCGGTTGCTAATGTCACCCCCATCGGTCGTATTGATGAAGCTATAGATAAAGGTATCGCCCGTGTTGCTGAAGAAAAGCACGCGAGTGTAATTATCTGCGGTTGGAAAGGTTACTCTACTTATCAAGAGAACTTATTTGGTGGTGTGATTGACAAAATTGTGCAGCGTAGCAGTGTCCCCGTTTTGGTATCTCGCTTTCCTTTACCAATTGAACATACCAAGCGAGTGTTTTTGGCTTTCACCAGCCAACAGATGCGTACTAGTTCTTTCTCCCAAAGCATTCAATTGGCTAAAAGTCTAGCCACAGAACTCAAAGCCTCTTTACAACTGTTACAAGTCGTCCCAGTTAGGGAGACAACTAGTGAGTTAACTGATATCGAACTACCCCCAGACACACCAATTCAACAGGTGCGCGGTAATTTTGTGAGGCAAGTTTCCCGATTACTCAAAAGCAATGATTTACTGCTGTTAAATGGCGCAGTAGAACACAAAAACCAACTATTGGTACTATTTGGCAAAGCACCAGAAGCGATCGCTCGTAATCACCCGGAAATTGCTATGATTATCGGTTACTTTCCCCAATAG
- the mtnA gene encoding S-methyl-5-thioribose-1-phosphate isomerase — MIYPVIWQNNSVLLIDQTRLPNEYAVVEIHRSEDMARAIKTMIVRGAPAIGVAAAYGMYLGAREIETSDRHEFLAQLEQVADLLRATRPTAVNLFWAISRMMKIAYATPGTVTDIQRVLLQTAQAINVEDVQTCQAIGDHGLQLLPTTPEKLTLLTHCNAGALATAGYGTALGVVRSAWREGRLARLFADETRPRLQGAKLTAWEAVQEGIPVTVITDNMTAHCMQQGLIHAVVVGADRIAANGDTANKIGTYSLAIVAKAHNIPFYVAAPVSTIDFELSDGSQIPIEERNPEEIYQVGDTILTPSGVEFYNPAFDVTPADLITAIITENGAFAPSELRKSQIQSVA, encoded by the coding sequence ATGATTTACCCCGTTATTTGGCAAAATAATTCCGTCTTACTAATTGACCAAACCCGTTTACCTAATGAATATGCGGTTGTAGAAATTCACCGTAGCGAAGACATGGCGCGGGCGATTAAAACTATGATTGTGCGGGGTGCGCCGGCTATTGGTGTAGCAGCCGCCTATGGGATGTATTTGGGGGCGCGGGAAATTGAGACAAGCGATCGCCACGAATTTTTAGCACAACTAGAACAAGTCGCTGATTTATTACGGGCTACTCGTCCCACCGCCGTAAATTTATTTTGGGCAATTAGTCGGATGATGAAAATTGCCTACGCTACCCCAGGAACAGTCACAGATATTCAACGAGTTTTATTACAAACAGCCCAAGCCATTAATGTTGAGGATGTGCAAACCTGTCAGGCGATCGGTGATCATGGTTTGCAACTATTGCCCACAACCCCAGAAAAGCTAACACTACTAACGCACTGTAATGCTGGGGCTTTAGCTACGGCTGGTTATGGTACAGCATTGGGGGTTGTGCGTTCTGCTTGGCGTGAGGGACGTTTAGCACGTCTGTTTGCAGATGAAACCCGTCCCCGGTTACAAGGCGCAAAACTCACGGCTTGGGAAGCTGTGCAAGAAGGTATCCCCGTCACTGTCATTACTGATAACATGACAGCCCATTGTATGCAGCAGGGTTTAATTCATGCTGTGGTCGTCGGTGCAGATCGTATTGCTGCTAATGGTGATACTGCCAATAAAATTGGTACTTATAGTTTAGCTATTGTAGCTAAGGCACATAATATTCCTTTCTATGTGGCAGCACCTGTTTCTACCATTGATTTTGAATTATCTGATGGTAGTCAAATCCCCATTGAAGAACGCAACCCAGAGGAAATTTATCAAGTTGGTGATACCATCCTGACACCATCTGGTGTGGAATTTTATAACCCAGCTTTTGATGTGACTCCAGCCGATTTAATTACAGCCATCATCACAGAAAATGGTGCGTTTGCTCCTAGTGAGTTAAGGAAATCTCAAATACAATCAGTAGCTTAA
- a CDS encoding glycosyltransferase family 1 protein — MMVNKIVANKYYIYTKPQEKLISWDIYEVNPQNCGFVAYFGKVFQVIEKNLQKTGLTFYVTMSEINELPSYGDNVVVFILGDELCRIPKYTHKVGAVFKCYGTNQILGCNPFLNPSYLNLVTTIKFLKNWAIRLPEMVNYKFHKFKNSRLGKRKITPIFDIPLGYFNSEDLPIKNMQERLYDVFFAGSVVHTHYPIWSLQFWLRTPKTIARENMLSALNNFKKKHPELKVEISLTQSFGTASASAEAISYNQKMMNSKICLAPRGTSFETYRFFEAIKYGCIAITEALPQRWFYKNSPAIQMKDWQHLEAVLENLLQNQAYMERMHQKSLHWWKTKCSETVVGEYISKELNHLFYR, encoded by the coding sequence ATGATGGTCAATAAAATAGTTGCCAACAAATACTATATTTACACTAAACCCCAAGAAAAGTTAATTTCCTGGGATATCTACGAAGTTAATCCACAGAATTGTGGGTTTGTTGCTTATTTCGGAAAAGTTTTTCAGGTAATAGAAAAGAATTTGCAAAAAACAGGACTTACCTTCTATGTAACAATGTCAGAAATCAATGAACTCCCATCCTATGGAGACAATGTTGTTGTTTTCATACTAGGAGATGAGTTGTGTCGTATCCCAAAGTATACACACAAGGTAGGAGCAGTCTTTAAATGCTATGGCACAAACCAAATACTCGGATGTAATCCCTTTCTGAATCCTTCCTATCTCAACTTAGTCACAACAATTAAATTTTTGAAAAACTGGGCTATTCGTTTACCTGAGATGGTAAATTATAAGTTTCACAAGTTTAAAAATTCGAGGTTGGGTAAAAGAAAAATCACGCCCATTTTCGACATTCCTTTGGGGTACTTCAATTCAGAAGATTTGCCAATAAAAAATATGCAGGAGCGTCTTTACGATGTTTTTTTTGCTGGTAGTGTAGTACATACTCATTATCCCATATGGTCATTGCAATTTTGGTTGAGAACTCCAAAAACTATTGCTCGTGAAAATATGCTATCTGCTTTAAATAATTTTAAGAAAAAACATCCTGAGTTGAAAGTAGAAATCTCATTGACTCAATCTTTTGGTACTGCAAGTGCGAGTGCAGAAGCTATTAGCTATAATCAGAAGATGATGAATTCAAAAATATGTCTCGCTCCTAGAGGCACTTCATTTGAAACATATCGCTTTTTTGAAGCTATCAAATATGGCTGTATAGCCATAACAGAAGCTTTGCCTCAAAGGTGGTTTTATAAGAATTCTCCTGCTATCCAAATGAAAGATTGGCAACATCTGGAAGCAGTATTAGAAAACTTACTTCAAAACCAAGCATATATGGAACGAATGCACCAAAAATCTTTGCATTGGTGGAAAACTAAGTGTTCAGAAACCGTTGTTGGTGAGTATATATCCAAAGAATTAAACCATCTGTTTTATAGATAG
- a CDS encoding ABC transporter ATP-binding protein — MARVLLEDIKRKFNNVTAIEDITFEIPDGEFWVLVGPSGCGKSTILRTIAGLETATSGKLFIGDQLVNSVPARARDVAMVFQNYALYPHMTVGENIAFGLKMRKVDPKIIQDRVVSVARSLSLEHLLDRKPKQLSGGQQQRVALGRAIAREPQVFLLDEPLSNLDAQLRDDTRAELKQLHQQLGVTTIYVTHDQVEAMTLADKIVVLNRGRIQQIGDPQTIYARPANQMVASFLGSPPMNILPAIYKNGCFDVSGQLIEIPTFIQDKLQIPQGQSIDLGIRPEHMTISEDSGLLVEVKVIEPLGRETLVRAGLPGATTLLNIQLGGHVRLHPGDRLHLQLDLNQLFVFDPKTGDRLLPLD; from the coding sequence ATGGCCAGAGTTCTTCTAGAAGATATTAAGCGTAAATTTAACAATGTCACTGCGATCGAGGATATTACCTTTGAAATTCCCGATGGTGAGTTTTGGGTGTTAGTCGGCCCTTCCGGTTGTGGTAAATCTACAATTTTAAGGACGATCGCAGGCTTAGAAACTGCTACATCTGGCAAACTCTTTATTGGCGATCAATTGGTGAATAGCGTCCCAGCAAGAGCGCGAGACGTGGCGATGGTGTTCCAAAACTATGCACTGTATCCCCACATGACGGTGGGTGAAAATATCGCCTTTGGCTTGAAGATGCGGAAAGTTGACCCGAAAATCATTCAAGATAGGGTAGTGAGTGTAGCGCGATCGCTATCTTTGGAACACTTATTAGACCGTAAACCCAAGCAACTGTCTGGTGGGCAACAACAACGAGTAGCATTAGGGAGAGCGATCGCCCGTGAACCCCAAGTATTTTTATTAGATGAACCCTTATCTAATTTAGATGCTCAATTGCGAGATGATACCAGGGCAGAATTAAAACAGCTACATCAACAATTAGGTGTGACAACTATTTATGTCACCCATGATCAAGTCGAAGCCATGACTTTGGCAGATAAGATTGTGGTACTTAATCGGGGAAGGATTCAACAAATTGGTGATCCTCAAACAATTTATGCTCGTCCTGCAAATCAAATGGTGGCAAGTTTTTTAGGTAGTCCACCCATGAATATTTTGCCTGCTATTTATAAAAATGGTTGTTTTGATGTGAGTGGGCAATTAATCGAAATTCCCACATTCATCCAAGATAAATTGCAGATACCCCAAGGACAAAGCATTGATTTGGGTATTCGTCCAGAACACATGACAATCAGTGAAGACTCAGGACTTTTAGTAGAAGTGAAGGTGATAGAACCTTTAGGAAGGGAAACCTTAGTACGCGCTGGTTTACCTGGTGCTACGACGTTGCTAAATATTCAATTGGGTGGTCATGTGCGTCTTCATCCAGGCGATCGCTTACATTTACAACTAGATTTAAATCAGTTGTTTGTATTTGACCCCAAGACAGGCGATAGACTTTTACCTTTAGATTAA
- the iscB gene encoding RNA-guided endonuclease IscB — MSKVLVIDTNKKTLNPIHPAQARQLLKNQKAAIFRRFPLTIILKDARPDAPVSSLRIKLDPGAKTTGIALVNDTTGEVVFAAELKHRGFAIRDSLTSRRQLRRGRRNRKTRYRKPKFLNRTRSKGWLAPSLQSRVENIKTWVERLRKFAPIANISQELVRFDMQLMRNPEIKGKEYQQGTLAGYETREYLLEKWGRQCAYCGAKKVPFQIEHIHPKAKGGSNSITNLTLSCEKCNTKKGTRDIKEFLKKDPSKLQKILNKAEKPLADAAAVNTTRFALLNTLKETDLPIEIGSGGLTKFNRNNQNLPKIHWLDAACVGELTPILRIKGVKPLLITANGHGTRQMAGTDKFGFPNRHRTNKQIHYGFSTGDIVKAVVTNGKKVGEYLGRVLCRATGSFDIATKIGRISGISHKYCSAIHKKDGYSYGV; from the coding sequence ATGTCCAAAGTTTTAGTTATTGATACCAACAAAAAAACATTAAATCCAATTCATCCTGCACAAGCTAGACAATTATTGAAAAACCAGAAAGCAGCAATATTTCGGCGTTTTCCTTTGACAATAATTCTGAAGGATGCTAGACCAGATGCGCCCGTATCTAGTCTAAGAATTAAGTTAGACCCTGGTGCTAAAACCACAGGGATTGCATTGGTTAATGATACTACTGGCGAAGTAGTTTTTGCGGCTGAATTAAAGCATAGAGGTTTTGCAATCAGAGATTCTTTAACCTCTAGAAGACAATTAAGACGTGGCAGAAGAAATCGCAAAACTCGTTACAGAAAACCAAAATTTCTTAACAGAACCCGTTCAAAAGGATGGTTAGCACCAAGTTTACAAAGTCGTGTTGAAAACATCAAAACTTGGGTTGAGAGATTACGCAAATTTGCACCAATTGCAAATATCAGTCAGGAACTAGTACGCTTTGATATGCAGTTGATGCGTAATCCTGAAATTAAAGGCAAGGAATATCAACAAGGAACATTAGCTGGTTACGAAACCAGAGAATATCTATTAGAAAAATGGGGTAGACAATGCGCTTACTGTGGTGCTAAAAAAGTTCCTTTTCAGATAGAACACATTCACCCTAAAGCCAAAGGAGGTAGTAATTCGATTACAAATCTCACATTAAGTTGCGAGAAATGCAACACAAAAAAAGGGACTAGGGATATCAAAGAGTTTCTAAAAAAAGACCCTAGCAAGTTGCAGAAAATATTGAACAAAGCTGAAAAACCATTGGCAGATGCAGCAGCAGTAAACACAACCAGATTCGCATTGTTGAACACATTAAAAGAAACTGATTTACCTATAGAAATAGGTTCAGGAGGTTTAACAAAGTTCAATCGCAATAATCAAAACTTGCCTAAAATTCATTGGTTAGATGCCGCTTGTGTTGGCGAATTAACTCCAATTCTCAGAATTAAAGGTGTCAAGCCTTTGTTAATCACTGCTAATGGTCATGGTACTAGACAGATGGCTGGTACGGATAAGTTTGGGTTTCCGAATCGCCACCGTACAAATAAACAGATTCATTATGGTTTTAGCACTGGAGATATTGTGAAAGCTGTGGTCACTAATGGTAAAAAAGTTGGCGAATATCTAGGGCGTGTTTTGTGTCGTGCCACAGGTAGTTTTGATATTGCTACCAAGATTGGAAGAATTTCTGGCATCAGTCACAAATATTGTTCAGCAATTCACAAAAAGGATGGATATTCGTATGGAGTTTAA